In Nitrospirota bacterium, the genomic window TTATAGTAGCTTAATAAAAACAAAAAATAAAGTTAGAACTTTAAATTTAACCTCATTCTATAACATTCGACTAATGATGCCATGTTGTGTATAATGCCTCAATGATCTCAAAAAAACTTATTTCATACATCATCTACAGCGTTATATTGCTGGTTATTTTTATAGTACCCAACTTCCTCGGTCTGCTGACGGACTGGTATTGGTTTCAGGAGATCGGCTTCAGTAATATTTTCAGCACAATCCTTATTACAAAGATATTTATGGGATTGGGCGTTGGTATTCTGAGCTTTGTCATCATCTACTTCAACCTCTCGCTGGCGAAACGGCTTGTTGTGTCAAAGCCGTTGATTGTCCGGATGCCGCAAGGCGGCGGGGCGGAGACCGGCATGGTGAAAAAGATGGATCTGACAAGATTCATTAATACATTCGCCTTTCCTGTATCACTTATACTTGGATTATTCACAGGACTGGCCGGTGCCGGCAGTTGGGAAACAGTGCTTAAATATTTTAACGCAACACCGTTCGGCGTGCAGGATCCCATATTCGGCAGAGACATTTCTTTTTACTTTTTTGATCTGCCGTTTGTTCATCTTTTAGTCGGGCTGGGGTTCTGGCTTATTATTGTATCTCTAATCGGCTCTGTAGCGAGTTACGCACTGCGGGGCGCTGTTGTCTTCAATTACCCTGGCCCAGGCACTGGCGCTGGAATTATGAAGTCCTTATTCATAGATAAATCAGCGAAGATGCACATTTCAATTCTTCTTGCCTTATGGTTTGTTTTAACAACCTATAAAATTTATGCCATCAGAATCCCCTATCTGCTCTACAGCTCTGCAGGCCCGTTTACCGGCGCGAGATTTACGGACATCCACGCCATGCTCCCTTTTCTGAAGATACTTATTTTTATTGCAATTGCTGCGGCGATTCTGGTGATTATAAACATATTCAGATCCGGCTATAACCTCATTGTCCTTGCTGTTGTTTCTTATGCCCTCGTCTCCATCATCGGCGGTCTGGTCTACCCAGCCCTCCTGCAGAAATTTGTTATTGCACCTAATGAACTTATCAAAGAAACACCCTTTATCAAACATAATATCGAGGCCACGCAAAAGGCTTATGCATTGGATAAGATAGTAGAACGCAATCTTACAGGCGAGGCAGTCCTTACAATGGCGGACATCAACAAGAACCGCTCCACCATAAAAAATGTGCGGTTATGGGATCGTGAACCGCTGCTTGACACATTCGGCCAACTGCAGGAAATACGCACGTACTATGATTTTATCTCTATTGATAATGACCGCTACCGTTTTGACGGCGACTTCCGCCAGGTTCTGCTTTCTCCAAGAGAGCTTAACCCTGCAAGCCTGCCTCAGCGTACATTTATTAATGAACACTTAACCTTTACTCACGGCTTTGGCCTCACCTTAAGCCCTGTCAATGAAGTTACCCCAGAGGGCCTGCCGGTGCTCTTTTTAAAAAACCTGCCTCCGGCATCAAGTGTGGCATCGCTTTCAGTGAGCCGGCCGGAGATATACTATGGAGAACTTGCAAGCAACTGGGTAGTGGTGAACACTAAGACAAAAGAGTTTGACTATCCTTCAGGTGATGAAAATGTATTTGCAGAATATAAAGGAACCGGTGGAGTGCAAATCGGATCCATGTTCCGTAAGGCCCTGTTTGCCATGCGATTCGGGTCATTGAAGATCCTTTTGTCCAATGATATTACACCGGACTCAAGAATAATGTATTACCGCAATATCGAGGAAAGGGTCCAGCGGGCATTGCCCTTCCTGAGACTGGATAATGACCCTTATATGGTAGTCACCAAAAAAGGGGAGTTGAAGTGGATATATGACGCCTACACCACCTCAGACCGCTACCCTTATGCCGAAATGCTTGGTGACTCAACCGGTTCTATAACCGGCAATCGCCTCAATTACATAAGAAATTCCGTCAAGGTAGTGATTGACGCATATAACGGCAAGATGGCGTTCTATATTGCCGACAAAGAAGACCCTGTTATCCGGACTTATGCAAAAATTT contains:
- a CDS encoding UPF0182 family protein; this encodes MISKKLISYIIYSVILLVIFIVPNFLGLLTDWYWFQEIGFSNIFSTILITKIFMGLGVGILSFVIIYFNLSLAKRLVVSKPLIVRMPQGGGAETGMVKKMDLTRFINTFAFPVSLILGLFTGLAGAGSWETVLKYFNATPFGVQDPIFGRDISFYFFDLPFVHLLVGLGFWLIIVSLIGSVASYALRGAVVFNYPGPGTGAGIMKSLFIDKSAKMHISILLALWFVLTTYKIYAIRIPYLLYSSAGPFTGARFTDIHAMLPFLKILIFIAIAAAILVIINIFRSGYNLIVLAVVSYALVSIIGGLVYPALLQKFVIAPNELIKETPFIKHNIEATQKAYALDKIVERNLTGEAVLTMADINKNRSTIKNVRLWDREPLLDTFGQLQEIRTYYDFISIDNDRYRFDGDFRQVLLSPRELNPASLPQRTFINEHLTFTHGFGLTLSPVNEVTPEGLPVLFLKNLPPASSVASLSVSRPEIYYGELASNWVVVNTKTKEFDYPSGDENVFAEYKGTGGVQIGSMFRKALFAMRFGSLKILLSNDITPDSRIMYYRNIEERVQRALPFLRLDNDPYMVVTKKGELKWIYDAYTTSDRYPYAEMLGDSTGSITGNRLNYIRNSVKVVIDAYNGKMAFYIADKEDPVIRTYAKIFKGSFLPLNEMGEDLRSHIRYPEDLFAYQTALYTVYHMDEAQIFYNKEDQWQIPVIAGGKQTDTSSMMRHMIMKLPGEIQEEFILMIPFTPRGKDNLSAWMVARNDGDFYGQLMVYRFPKQKLVYGPAQIVNRINQDAEISRQISLWDQRGSEVIRGNLLVIPIEEALIYIQPIYLRAEGGKIPELKRVIVAYENRIAMEETLDAALSSVFGGRVTTEKETAGTVTREPVVAKIGQEALQQARDHYNRALEAQRRGDWALYGEEIRKLGELLRGGK